The Mycolicibacterium hassiacum DSM 44199 genome includes a window with the following:
- the hrcA gene encoding heat-inducible transcriptional repressor HrcA, with translation MRSADERRFEVLRAIVADFVATKEPIGSKTLVERHNLGVSSATVRNDMAVLEAEGYITQPHTSSGRIPTEKGYREFVDRLDDIKPLSAPERAAIQRFLEGGVDLDDVLRRAVKLLAQLTRQVAIVQYPTLTTSSVRHLEVVPLTPAKLLLVVITDTGRVDQRIVELGDTLDEFEVSRLRDLLGQALEGKPLAAASVAVSDLASQIQGDVRLANAVGRAATVLVETLVEHREERLVLGGTANLTRNTADFGGQLRQVLEALEEQVVVLRLLAAQQEAGKVTVRIGHETEAEEMACASVVSTAYGSGGKVFGGMGVVGPTRMDYPGTMANVAAVALYIGEVLGSR, from the coding sequence ATGCGTAGCGCCGACGAACGCCGCTTCGAGGTGTTGCGTGCGATCGTCGCCGACTTCGTAGCCACCAAGGAACCGATCGGCTCCAAGACCCTGGTCGAGCGGCACAATCTCGGCGTGTCGAGCGCTACCGTGCGCAACGACATGGCGGTGTTGGAGGCCGAGGGCTACATCACCCAGCCGCATACCAGCTCAGGGCGTATCCCCACGGAGAAGGGCTACCGGGAGTTCGTCGACCGGCTCGATGACATCAAGCCGCTGTCGGCTCCGGAGCGGGCGGCGATCCAGCGGTTCCTCGAAGGCGGCGTCGACCTCGACGACGTGCTGCGTCGGGCGGTGAAGCTGCTGGCGCAACTGACCCGCCAGGTGGCCATCGTGCAGTACCCGACGCTGACCACGTCCTCGGTGCGCCACCTGGAGGTGGTGCCGCTGACGCCGGCCAAGCTGCTGCTGGTCGTGATCACCGACACCGGCCGGGTCGATCAGCGCATCGTCGAGCTCGGTGACACGCTCGACGAGTTCGAGGTGTCGCGGCTGCGCGACCTGCTCGGCCAGGCGCTGGAGGGCAAGCCGCTGGCGGCGGCGTCGGTCGCGGTCTCCGACCTGGCCTCCCAGATCCAGGGCGACGTCCGGCTCGCCAACGCGGTGGGGCGCGCGGCCACCGTGCTGGTCGAGACGCTCGTCGAACACCGGGAGGAGCGTCTGGTTCTCGGCGGCACCGCCAACCTCACCCGCAACACCGCCGACTTCGGGGGTCAGCTGCGTCAGGTGCTCGAGGCCCTCGAGGAACAGGTGGTGGTGCTGCGGCTGTTGGCCGCCCAGCAGGAAGCGGGCAAGGTGACGGTTCGGATCGGTCACGAGACCGAGGCCGAGGAGATGGCCTGCGCATCGGTGGTCAGCACCGCCTACGGGAGCGGCGGCAAGGTGTTCGGCGGCATGGGCGTGGTCGGCCCCACCCGGATGGACTATCCGGGAACCATGGCCAACGTCGCGGCGGTTGCTCTATATATCGGTGAAGTCTTAGGCAGCCGGTAA
- a CDS encoding 16S rRNA (uracil(1498)-N(3))-methyltransferase gives MTAALFYVEALPPAGGLAIVDGDEGHHAATVRRVRVGERLDLSDGSGELAHCEVEEVGKGRLAARVLDRTTVAPPSPTVTVVQALPKSDRSELAVELATEAGADAFVAWQAARCVARWETPAKVDKGLRRWRAVARAASRQSRRARIPEVSGVVSTAELVQAFGDDRDAGHRVLVLHESATRPLTGVELAGASTITLVVGPEGGITDDELGALADAGATVVRLGPTVLRTSSAAAVALGALGVLTGRWG, from the coding sequence ATGACCGCCGCGCTGTTCTACGTCGAGGCGCTACCGCCGGCCGGCGGGTTGGCGATCGTCGACGGCGACGAGGGACACCACGCCGCCACGGTGCGCCGGGTGCGGGTCGGCGAACGCCTCGACCTGTCCGACGGGTCCGGTGAGTTGGCGCACTGCGAGGTCGAAGAGGTCGGTAAGGGGCGGCTCGCCGCCCGGGTGCTGGACCGCACCACGGTCGCACCGCCGTCGCCGACCGTCACCGTGGTGCAGGCGCTGCCAAAGTCCGACCGCTCCGAGCTGGCCGTCGAGCTGGCGACCGAGGCCGGGGCGGACGCGTTCGTGGCCTGGCAGGCGGCCCGGTGCGTGGCGCGCTGGGAGACGCCGGCCAAGGTCGACAAGGGGCTGCGCCGGTGGCGGGCGGTGGCCCGGGCGGCCTCCCGGCAGTCGCGCCGGGCGCGCATCCCCGAGGTCAGCGGCGTGGTGTCGACCGCCGAACTGGTTCAGGCGTTCGGCGACGACCGCGACGCCGGGCACCGGGTGCTGGTGCTGCACGAGTCGGCGACCCGCCCGCTGACCGGTGTCGAGCTCGCCGGGGCCAGCACGATCACCCTGGTCGTCGGCCCGGAGGGCGGCATCACCGACGACGAGCTCGGGGCGCTGGCCGACGCCGGCGCGACCGTGGTCCGGCTGGGGCCGACGGTGCTGCGGACCTCGTCGGCGGCGGCGGTGGCGCTGGGCGCCCTGGGGGTGCTCACCGGCCGGTGGGGCTGA
- a CDS encoding type II toxin-antitoxin system VapB family antitoxin, producing the protein MIFKGVRDDRPYPDHGLSQRQWAQIPPRQVRLDELVTTKSVLALDRLLSEDSTFYGDLFPHAVKWRGVLYLEDGLHRAVRAALRNRTVLHARVFDMDIPREHQVTG; encoded by the coding sequence ATGATCTTCAAAGGTGTCCGCGACGACCGGCCCTACCCCGACCACGGGCTGAGTCAGCGGCAGTGGGCGCAGATCCCACCCCGGCAGGTGCGGCTCGACGAGTTGGTCACCACCAAATCGGTGCTGGCGCTCGACCGGCTGTTGTCGGAGGACTCGACGTTCTACGGCGACCTGTTCCCGCACGCCGTCAAGTGGCGCGGGGTGCTGTATCTGGAGGACGGCCTGCACCGCGCGGTGCGCGCGGCGCTGCGCAATCGCACGGTGCTGCACGCCCGGGTGTTCGACATGGACATCCCGCGCGAACATCAGGTGACCGGCTGA
- a CDS encoding PhoH family protein translates to MTPRETNAGTASPVRSSIDVPPDLVVGLLGSADENLRTLEELLAADLHVRGNAVTLSGEPADVALAERVVTELIAIVASGQALTRDAVTHSVAMLTGEGQESPAEVLTLDILSRRGKTIRPKTLNQKRYVDAIDAHTIVFGIGPAGTGKTYLAMAKAVAALQAKQVNRIILTRPAVEAGERLGFLPGTLTEKIDPYLRPLYDALHDMMDPEMIPKLMSAGVIEVAPLAYMRGRTLNDAFIILDEAQNTTPEQMKMFLTRLGFGSKIVVTGDITQVDLPGGEKSGLRAAMRILEDIDDIHFAELTSADVVRHRLVSEIVDAYARSEEPALMNRAQRRATGSRSRR, encoded by the coding sequence TTGACGCCCCGCGAGACGAACGCCGGCACGGCCTCGCCCGTTCGCAGCAGCATCGATGTCCCGCCCGACCTCGTCGTGGGCCTGCTCGGTTCCGCCGACGAAAATCTCCGTACCCTCGAGGAACTGCTCGCCGCCGATCTGCATGTGCGCGGCAACGCGGTCACCCTGTCCGGTGAACCCGCCGACGTCGCGCTGGCCGAGCGGGTGGTCACCGAGCTCATCGCGATCGTGGCCAGCGGCCAGGCGCTGACCCGCGACGCGGTCACCCACAGCGTCGCGATGCTCACCGGCGAGGGCCAGGAGTCGCCCGCCGAGGTGCTTACCCTCGACATCCTGTCGCGGCGCGGCAAGACCATCCGTCCCAAGACGCTCAACCAGAAGCGCTACGTCGACGCGATCGACGCGCACACCATCGTGTTCGGCATCGGTCCGGCCGGCACCGGCAAGACCTACCTGGCGATGGCCAAAGCGGTCGCCGCGCTGCAGGCCAAACAGGTCAACCGGATCATCCTGACCCGGCCCGCTGTGGAGGCGGGGGAGCGGTTGGGCTTTCTGCCGGGCACGCTGACCGAGAAGATCGACCCGTATCTGCGGCCGCTGTACGACGCGCTGCACGACATGATGGACCCCGAGATGATCCCGAAGCTGATGAGCGCCGGGGTCATCGAGGTGGCGCCGCTGGCCTACATGCGCGGCCGCACCCTCAACGACGCGTTCATCATTCTCGACGAGGCGCAGAACACCACCCCCGAGCAGATGAAGATGTTTCTGACCCGGCTCGGGTTCGGTTCGAAAATCGTTGTGACAGGCGATATCACGCAGGTCGATCTGCCCGGCGGGGAGAAGTCGGGGCTGCGTGCGGCGATGCGGATCCTCGAGGACATCGACGACATCCACTTCGCCGAACTCACCAGCGCCGATGTGGTCCGGCACCGGCTGGTGTCGGAGATCGTCGACGCCTACGCGAGAAGCGAGGAGCCCGCGCTGATGAACCGCGCGCAGCGGCGGGCCACGGGAAGCCGTTCCCGGCGGTGA
- the dnaJ gene encoding molecular chaperone DnaJ: protein MARDYYGLLGVSKGATDKEIKRAYRRLARELHPDVNPDPEAQARFKEISVAYEVLSDPEKRRIVDMGGDPMEPGTTAAGNGFAGFGGLGDVFEAFFGGGTFGTASRGPTGRVRPGSDSLLRMRLDLEECATGTTKQVTVDTAVLCDLCHGKGTHGDSRPATCDTCGGRGEIQTVQRSLLGQVMTSRPCPVCGGVGEVIPDPCHRCGGDGRVRARRNITVKIPAGVGEGMRVRLAAQGEVGPGGGPAGDLYVEVHEKPHEFFVRDGDDLHCTIDVPMVDAALGTTVTIDGILGDTVELIIPPGTQPGEVLVLRGEGMPHLRSGVRGDLHAHIEVVVPTRLDDEEVKLLRRFKEHRDRDAAGVRSTQSNSSGGGLFSKLRETFTGR from the coding sequence GTGGCACGCGACTATTACGGGCTGCTCGGCGTGAGCAAGGGCGCGACGGACAAAGAGATCAAGCGCGCCTACCGCAGGCTGGCTCGCGAACTCCATCCCGACGTCAACCCCGACCCCGAGGCCCAGGCCCGGTTCAAGGAGATCAGCGTCGCCTACGAGGTGCTGTCGGACCCGGAGAAGCGCCGCATCGTCGACATGGGCGGCGACCCGATGGAGCCCGGCACCACGGCGGCGGGCAACGGGTTCGCCGGCTTCGGCGGCCTCGGCGACGTGTTCGAGGCGTTCTTCGGCGGCGGTACCTTCGGCACGGCGTCGCGCGGGCCGACCGGCCGGGTGCGGCCGGGCTCGGACTCGCTGCTGCGTATGCGCCTTGACCTCGAGGAGTGCGCGACCGGCACCACCAAACAGGTCACCGTCGACACCGCGGTGCTGTGCGACCTGTGCCACGGTAAGGGCACCCACGGCGACTCCAGGCCGGCCACCTGCGACACCTGCGGTGGGCGCGGCGAGATCCAGACGGTGCAGCGGTCGCTGCTGGGCCAGGTGATGACGTCGCGGCCGTGCCCGGTGTGCGGCGGTGTCGGCGAGGTCATCCCCGACCCGTGTCACCGCTGCGGCGGTGACGGCCGGGTGCGGGCCCGCCGCAACATCACGGTCAAGATCCCGGCCGGCGTCGGCGAGGGGATGCGGGTGCGGCTGGCCGCCCAGGGCGAGGTGGGCCCCGGCGGCGGTCCGGCCGGCGACCTGTACGTCGAGGTCCACGAGAAGCCGCACGAGTTCTTCGTCCGCGACGGCGACGACCTGCACTGCACGATCGACGTGCCGATGGTCGACGCCGCGCTCGGCACCACGGTCACCATCGACGGGATCCTCGGCGACACCGTCGAGCTGATCATCCCGCCCGGCACCCAGCCCGGAGAGGTGCTGGTCCTGCGCGGTGAGGGCATGCCGCACCTGCGCTCGGGAGTGCGCGGCGATCTGCACGCCCACATCGAGGTGGTGGTTCCGACCCGGCTCGACGACGAGGAGGTCAAGCTGCTGCGCCGATTCAAGGAGCACCGCGACCGCGACGCGGCCGGGGTGCGCTCGACGCAGTCCAACTCCTCCGGTGGTGGGCTGTTCAGCAAGCTCCGCGAAACCTTCACCGGCCGCTGA
- the ybeY gene encoding rRNA maturation RNase YbeY, producing MSIEVSNESGVAVSEEELISIARFVLDRMKVNPAAELSIVLLGTAAMADLHMRWMDLPGPTDVMSFPMDELEPGGRPDAPEPGPAMLGDIVLCPEFAADQAAANGHSLGQELALLTVHGVLHLLGYDHAEPDEEREMFALQQQLLEDWVAEQVELYHKERQSEKDRQLVDKFRNLDEL from the coding sequence ATGAGCATTGAGGTGTCCAACGAGTCGGGCGTCGCCGTCTCCGAAGAGGAACTGATCAGCATCGCGCGGTTCGTGCTGGACCGGATGAAGGTGAACCCGGCCGCCGAACTGTCGATCGTGCTGCTCGGCACCGCGGCGATGGCCGACCTGCATATGCGGTGGATGGACCTGCCCGGCCCCACCGACGTGATGAGCTTCCCGATGGACGAGCTCGAGCCCGGCGGGCGTCCGGACGCCCCCGAGCCCGGTCCGGCGATGCTCGGCGACATCGTGCTGTGCCCGGAGTTCGCCGCCGACCAGGCCGCCGCCAACGGACATTCGCTGGGGCAGGAGCTCGCGCTGCTGACCGTGCACGGGGTGCTGCACCTGCTCGGCTACGACCACGCCGAACCGGACGAGGAACGCGAGATGTTCGCGCTGCAACAGCAGCTGCTCGAGGACTGGGTGGCCGAACAGGTGGAGCTGTACCACAAGGAGCGGCAGTCGGAGAAAGACCGGCAGCTGGTGGACAAGTTCCGAAACCTCGACGAACTGTAG